In a genomic window of Helianthus annuus cultivar XRQ/B chromosome 10, HanXRQr2.0-SUNRISE, whole genome shotgun sequence:
- the LOC110883937 gene encoding putative vesicle-associated membrane protein 726 has product MGQQSLIYSFVARGTVILSEYTEFTGNFVNIASQCLQKLPATNNKFTYSCDGHTFNYLVHDGFTYCVVAIESVGRQIPMAFLERIKDDFAKKYAGGKASTALANSLNKEFGPKLKEQMQYCVDHQEEISKLSKVKAQVSEVKGVMLENIEKVLDRGEKIELLVDKTESLHSQAQGFRTQGTQLRRKMWFKNMKIKLIVLAIVIALILVIFFSACHGVKCVK; this is encoded by the exons ATGGGCCAACAGTCGTTGATCTACAGTTTTGTGGCCAGAGGAACGGTGATTTTGTCAGAGTACACTGAATTCACCGGTAATTTTGTTAATATTGCTTCTCAGTGTCTCCAGAAGCTTCCTGCAACCAATAATAAGTTCACTTACTCCTGTGATGGTCACACGTTTAACTATCTCGTTCATGATGGATTCA CGTACTGTGTGGTCGCCATAGAATCTGTCGGTCGACAGATTCCAATGGCTTTTCTTGAAAGAATCAAGGATGATTTTGCCAAGAAATATGCTGGAGGGAAAGCTTCAACCGCTCTTGCAAACAGTCTGAATAAAGAATTCGG TCCCAAGCTGAAGGAGCAAATGCAATATTGTGTGGACCATCAAGAAGAGATCAGCAAgctttcgaaagtcaaagcccaGGTTTCAGAAGTCAAAGGTGTGATGTTGGAGAACATTGAGAAG GTTCTTGACCGTGGAGAGAAGATCGAGCTTCTGGTTGATAAAACAGAGAGTCTTCACTCTCAA GCACAGGGATTTAGGACGCAGGGTACGCAGTTGAGAAGGAAAATGTGGTTCAAGAATATGAAGATTAAACTGATAGTTCTAGCGATCGTCATTGCGCTGATTCTCGTTATATTTTTTTCTGCTTGTCATGGTGTCAAATGTGTCAAGTGA